GGCCCTGGCGGCTCAAAACAAAGACCGGCATACCCTGGCCGGTACCGTGAGGGACGGCTCCTCCGGTGAAACGATGATCGGTGCCAGCGTGGTCCTCCTGGAAAGACCATCGGTGGGGACGGTCACCAACGCTTACGGGTTTTATTCCATCACGGCCCCGGCCGGACGGTACCACATACTGATCAGTTTTTCGGGGTACGCCCCGGACACGGTGGCGGTCAACCTGACCCGGGATACGACGGTCTCGGTATCCTTGTCGGTGGGCCAGGAACTGAAAGAGGTGGTGATCCGGAGCAACCGTTCCAACAGCAATATCACCCAGTCGCTGATGGGGGTTCAAAAACTCTCCACCGCGGACATAAAAAATATCCCCGTTCTTTTTGGGGAAAAGGACATCCTTAAAACAATCCAGTTGCTCCCGGGTATCGAATCGGCCGGGGACGGGAACAGCGGTTTTTTTGTCCGGGGCGGGGCCGCGGACCAGAACCTCATCCTGTTGGATGAGGCGACGGTATATAACCCGAGTCACCTGCTTGGTTTTTTCTCCACCTTTAACTCGGACGCCATCAAAGACGTGACGGTGTATAAAGGAGAAATGCCCGCCCAATACGGCGGCCGCCTGTCCTCGGTGCTGGATGTGCGGATGAACGACGGGAACGACCAGCGGTATAGCGTGAGCGGGGGCATCGGGTTGATCGCTTCCCACCTGAACCTGGAAGGGCCCATCAAGAAAAACAAGGGCTCCTTCCTGATCACGGCCCGGCGGACGTATGCGGACCTGTTTCTCAAAGCATCGGCAGATACGACGCTCCGCAAAAGCCAGTTGTATTTCTACGACCTGAACCTGAAGGCGGACTATTCTTTTGGGGACAAGGACCGGGTGTTCCTGTCGGGTTACCTGGGGCAGGACAAACTGGGGGTCACGGGGCAGTTTGGGATCGACTGGGGGAATTCCACGGCGACCCTGCGGTGGAACCATATCTTCTCCAACCGTCTTTTCTCCAACACCTCCCTGATCTACAGCAACTATAAATACGACATCGGGATCACGAGCAACAACGACGACATCACCATTGCCTCCCGGATCATCGACCTTCACTTCAAAGAAGACCTCCAGTATTCGCTCGGCACGGACAGCAAGCTGAACTTCGGGGTGGACGTGATCCATCACACGCTTTCCCCGGGGATCATCAATACGAACGCGGGGGCCAGCTATAATCCTCTCTCGCTTCAAAAGAAGTATTCCCTGGAAAGCGCGGCGTATGTGTCCCACGACTGGACGCCGGCCCGCGGGTGGAAGGTCACCTATGGGTTGCGCGCCAGCTTGTTCCAGGTGCTGGGGCCGGGTAATTTCTATTCCTACGATTCCGTGGGCAATGTGGACCATACGGAAACCGCGGCCTCGGGTAAAGTGGTCACCAGCTATTTTAACCTCGAACCCCGTTTCTCGACGAGCTTCCAGCTCAACGACGTGAGTTCGCTAAAACTGGCGTACGCCCGCAACGTCCAGAACCTGCACCTGCTGTCGAATGCCACGTCGAGCACCCCGACCGATTTGTGGATCCCGTCGAGCCCGAATGTCAAACCGGAGATCGCCGACCAGGTGTCGATGGGCTACTTCCGGAACTTCTCGGACAACCGGTATGAACTGTCGGCGGAGGTGTATTATAAGGCGCTCCAGAACCAGATCGATTATAAGAACGGGGCGCAGCTCGAAGCCAACGAGAACGTGGAGGCGGACCTTTTATACGGACCGGGCCGCGCGTATGGTTTGGAGTTGTATGCAAAGAAAAAAGAAGGGCGCCTGACAGGCTGGATTTCCTATACGTTGTCAAAGACGGAAATCAAGGTCCCGGGGATCAACAACAACACCTGGTTCCCCGCCCGCGAGGACGAGCCCAACAACATTTCCATCGTGGGTACCTACAAGGTCACCAAAAAGTGGTCGTTTTCCGCCAACTGGGTATACAACACGGGGTATCCCGTGACCTGGCCGTCGGGTAAGTACGAGGTCAACGGCGCACCGGTCTGGTTGTATACCGAACGCAACGGGAACCGCATGCCGGCCTATCACCGTCTTGACTTAGGCGCGACCGTTATTACCAAAAAGACGGCCCACCGCGAAAGCAGCTGGACGTTCTCGGTCTACAACGCCTACGACCGCTGGAACGCCTACACCATCACCTTTAAACAGGACCCGAACAATCCGAGCCAGACCATCGCCACCAAAACGGCGCTGTTTGGCATCATTCCTTCCATCACCTACAACTTCAAATTCTAAGCATAATGAAGTCCCCCCGCCTTTTATTCCTTGTCGTCCTGGCCGGTCTGGCTGCCTGTCAAAAGACGGTCCACCTGAACCTGGACACCACCAGTCCCCAGCTCGTCATCGACGGACAGGTGACCAACCTCGCCGGCCCCTATACCGTCAAACTCAGTACATCGGTGGATTACTACGCCAACGATACTTTTCCCCCGGTCACCGGCGCCACCGTCATCATCGCCGACGTGAACGCCAACTTCGCGGACACCCTTACGGAAACAAGCCCCGGTTTGTATAAAACGCATACGATCCAGGGTATTTCCGGGCATACATACGGATTAGCCGTGACATCGAGTGGGAATACGTACACGGCCATGTCCACCATGCCGGCCCCGGTCAACCTGGACAGCATTACCTTTTACAACGCCAGCTTCGGCGGCAAAAACAAGGATATCCAACCCATCCCCAACTTCCAGGATCCCGCGGGGGTGGCGAACTATTACCAGTTCGTGGTGTATGACAACGGCAAAGAGGTGCAGAAGACCTTTGTGTTCAGCGACCGGTTGTCCGACGGCCGTTATATCCACGAGCCGTTACAGACGGACACGTCCGATATCCACCCGTTTGACCAGTGCCGGATCGACATGTATTGTATCGACAAGAATGTCTACAACTACTTTTACGAGGTGACGCAGATCACGGAAAGCCAGGCGGGGAATGCGGCTCCGGGGAATCCTACGACGAACATCACCGGTGGGGCGCTCGGGATATTTAGTGCGCATACGGTGAGTTCCAAGACGGCGAACGTCCCGAATCTGTAAGGGGGGCTTACTTCGGCGCGTACTTCGACGCCTGGCGCACCACGAAGCTGGGCCAGAACCGCGCCATCCATAACCCGATCACCTCCATGCCGAACTTCCCGATATAGACTTCGAAGCGCCCGGCGGACACGGCCCGGACGATCTGGCGGGCGGCGACGGCGGGATCCAGCCCATGGTCGATGTTTTCAGAAGCCGAACCCAGGGGCGTGCCGTCCTTGGTCACCGCATGGAGCGCTATCTGGGTGCGGATATACCCGGGGGTGAGGATGGTCACCTGTACACCCGCATGGGCCACCTCGGCCCGAAGACAATCAAAATAACCGTGGAGGGCGTGTTTGGCCGCGGCATACGCAGACCGGAGCGGCGTGCCCAGCTTGCCCATGACGCTGCTGGTGACGACGAAGTGCCCCGTCTTTCTTTCCAGGAAGTGGGGGAGGAGCAGGCGCGTCAGTTCGATATAACTGAAATAATCCAGCTCCATGACCCGGCGATGCACGTCCAGGGCGGTATCCACCACCAGCGACCGCTGGCTGATCCCGCCGTTGTGGACCATGACGTCGATGTGGCCGAAAAGGGCAATGGCTTCGGCGGTCTTGCCGGGCAGCGATGCCATGTCCACGAGGTCGAGGGGAAGGATGCGTACCTGCCCGGGGTTGGTGCACCCCTTGCGGACGCGTTCGAGTTCGTCGGTCCTGCGGCTGGAGAGGATCAGTTGCGCGCCTTCGGCGCCGAGGGCGTAGGCGAGGGCTTCCCCGATGCCGGAGGAGGCACCCGTAATCCAGACGGTTTTGCCGGAGAAATAATTTTTCATATATGAGCTCAAATGTAATTGTATTTTAGGGCATGAAATATATCCTTCCCTTCGTCCTTTTTGCCTGTCTCCCTTTTTTCCCGTTCGCCCAGGCTGTTTCGGATAGTGCCCATGCCCAGGCAGCCCGGATGGCGGAGGCCTTTTCCAATGAGAATTATACGGTCCTCGGTCAGTATACCTATCCCAAAATTGTAAAGATGATGGGGGGCAAGGACAAAATGTCCGCGGTTATAAAAGCCCAGCGGGCGCAAATGCAAAATAACGGGGTCACGATCACCGGTGTCTCGGTAGGTACACCCACCTCGATCGTAAAAACAAACAGCGGTTTACAATGCGTGGTGCCT
This region of Dinghuibacter silviterrae genomic DNA includes:
- a CDS encoding SDR family oxidoreductase, which produces MKNYFSGKTVWITGASSGIGEALAYALGAEGAQLILSSRRTDELERVRKGCTNPGQVRILPLDLVDMASLPGKTAEAIALFGHIDVMVHNGGISQRSLVVDTALDVHRRVMELDYFSYIELTRLLLPHFLERKTGHFVVTSSVMGKLGTPLRSAYAAAKHALHGYFDCLRAEVAHAGVQVTILTPGYIRTQIALHAVTKDGTPLGSASENIDHGLDPAVAARQIVRAVSAGRFEVYIGKFGMEVIGLWMARFWPSFVVRQASKYAPK
- a CDS encoding TonB-dependent receptor; amino-acid sequence: MTKHLCTMQNAMIKLLSVALFAPLALAAQNKDRHTLAGTVRDGSSGETMIGASVVLLERPSVGTVTNAYGFYSITAPAGRYHILISFSGYAPDTVAVNLTRDTTVSVSLSVGQELKEVVIRSNRSNSNITQSLMGVQKLSTADIKNIPVLFGEKDILKTIQLLPGIESAGDGNSGFFVRGGAADQNLILLDEATVYNPSHLLGFFSTFNSDAIKDVTVYKGEMPAQYGGRLSSVLDVRMNDGNDQRYSVSGGIGLIASHLNLEGPIKKNKGSFLITARRTYADLFLKASADTTLRKSQLYFYDLNLKADYSFGDKDRVFLSGYLGQDKLGVTGQFGIDWGNSTATLRWNHIFSNRLFSNTSLIYSNYKYDIGITSNNDDITIASRIIDLHFKEDLQYSLGTDSKLNFGVDVIHHTLSPGIINTNAGASYNPLSLQKKYSLESAAYVSHDWTPARGWKVTYGLRASLFQVLGPGNFYSYDSVGNVDHTETAASGKVVTSYFNLEPRFSTSFQLNDVSSLKLAYARNVQNLHLLSNATSSTPTDLWIPSSPNVKPEIADQVSMGYFRNFSDNRYELSAEVYYKALQNQIDYKNGAQLEANENVEADLLYGPGRAYGLELYAKKKEGRLTGWISYTLSKTEIKVPGINNNTWFPAREDEPNNISIVGTYKVTKKWSFSANWVYNTGYPVTWPSGKYEVNGAPVWLYTERNGNRMPAYHRLDLGATVITKKTAHRESSWTFSVYNAYDRWNAYTITFKQDPNNPSQTIATKTALFGIIPSITYNFKF
- a CDS encoding DUF4249 domain-containing protein, producing the protein MKSPRLLFLVVLAGLAACQKTVHLNLDTTSPQLVIDGQVTNLAGPYTVKLSTSVDYYANDTFPPVTGATVIIADVNANFADTLTETSPGLYKTHTIQGISGHTYGLAVTSSGNTYTAMSTMPAPVNLDSITFYNASFGGKNKDIQPIPNFQDPAGVANYYQFVVYDNGKEVQKTFVFSDRLSDGRYIHEPLQTDTSDIHPFDQCRIDMYCIDKNVYNYFYEVTQITESQAGNAAPGNPTTNITGGALGIFSAHTVSSKTANVPNL